Proteins from a genomic interval of Panthera tigris isolate Pti1 chromosome A2, P.tigris_Pti1_mat1.1, whole genome shotgun sequence:
- the LOC122235484 gene encoding GTPase IMAP family member 1-like isoform X3, with product MGGRKMARDEENAYGSQDPDDQQPVAQERRLRLILAGRTGVGKSATGNSILGHRLFPSRLAATPVTRSCALGSRSWAGWRVEVTDTPDLFTAQGRHADRDCTERANCYLLSAPGPHALLLVTQLGRFTAQDEEAARGVRELFGAGVLARAVLVFTRREDLEGCSLHDYVRATDNRALRALVAECGGRVCALDNRAAGAERDAQVGELLALVERLALEHDGAPFTDDVYGLAWARRHARPEDTLRLVAAGLAARGLGRGCGRGWGRGRRWLEAAKRRWRLVLLLLGGVLLLGLVFPRGPLSLPEGRPE from the coding sequence TCAGGCTCATCCTGGCCGGCAGGACCGGAGTGGGCAAGAGCGCCACGGGCAACAGCATCCTGGGCCACAGGCTCTTCCCGTCCAGGCTCGCGGCCACCCCGGTGACCAGAAGCTGCGCCCTGGGGAGCCGGAGCTGGGCCGGGTGGCGCGTGGAGGTCACCGACACCCCTGACCTCTTCACCGCCCAAGGCCGGCACGCGGACCGGGACTGCACCGAGCGGGCCAACTGCTACCTGCTCTCGGCGCCCGGGCCGCACGCGCTGCTGCTGGTCACGCAGCTGGGCCGCTTCACCGCCCAGGACGAGGAGGCGGCGCGCGGCGTCCGCGAGCTGTTCGGCGCCGGCGTCCTGGCGCGCGCCGTGCTCGTCTTCACGCGCCGGGAGGACCTGGAGGGGTGCTCGCTGCACGACTACGTGCGCGCCACCGACAACCGCGCGCTGCGGGCCCTGGTGGCCGAGTGCGGCGGCCGCGTGTGCGCCCTGGACAACCGGGCGGCGGGCGCCGAGCGCGATGCGCAGGTGGGCGAGCTGCTGGCGCTGGTGGAGCGGCTGGCGCTGGAGCACGACGGCGCGCCCTTCACCGACGACGTGTACGGCCTGGCGTGGGCCCGGCGCCACGCGCGTCCCGAGGACACGCTCCGCCTGGTGGCCGCGGGGCTGGCGGCCCGCGGCCTGGGGCGGGGttgcgggcgggggtgggggcgggggcggcgctgGCTGGAGGCCGCGAAACGGAGGTGGCGGCTGGTGCTTCTGCTGCTGGGGGGCGTGCTGCTGCTGGGCCTGGTGTTCCCGCGTGGGCCCCTGTCCTTGCCTGAGGGCCGTCCTGAGTGA